Below is a genomic region from Octopus bimaculoides isolate UCB-OBI-ISO-001 chromosome 29, ASM119413v2, whole genome shotgun sequence.
atataacagcagtaatatttactaggaataaaagaataaaatcaaaaagaaaatcatctgtatattgtggtaagaagaagaaaaatgatggaAAATGAGTTAAGTCAGATGGTTACACATGAAACAGCAACTGAAAAGATTGTCTTTTCTGACGATTTAAAGAATGTGAAAAGTAAAAAGTCATATCATTGTGATACctgcggtaaatcattttctcaaaatagcAAACTAACTAAACATAAAtctattcatacaggagaaaaaccatatcattgtgatgtctgtgataaatcattctcacaaAAAGACTACCTAACCACTCACCTACGTGTTCACACAGGTgaaaagccatatcagtgtgacatCTGTGATAAGTCGTTCTCTCAAAGTGttcacttaactaaacacaaacgcattcatacaggggaaaagccATATTTCTGTGATGTCTGTTGTAAATCATTTGCTGAGAATGGTACCTTGACtagacataaacgtattcacacaggggaAAGGCCATATGAatgtgatatctgtaataaatcattTACTCAAAAGGATAACTTAACTACTCAccaacgcattcatacaggagaaaaaccatattgtTGTGATGTCTGCGGTGAATCATTCTCGCAAAACGTACACTTAACTAAACACAGAAGCATTCATACAGGAGGAAAACTTTATttctgtgatatttg
It encodes:
- the LOC106877975 gene encoding zinc finger protein OZF; translation: MMENELSQMVTHETATEKIVFSDDLKNVKSKKSYHCDTCGKSFSQNSKLTKHKSIHTGEKPYHCDVCDKSFSQKDYLTTHLRVHTGEKPYQCDICDKSFSQSVHLTKHKRIHTGEKPYFCDVCCKSFAENGTLTRHKRIHTGERPYECDICNKSFTQKDNLTTHQRIHTGEKPYCCDVCGESFSQNVHLTKHRSIHTGGKLYFCDICDKSFTEKSSLKRHIRIHTGDKPYHCDICFRSFSENHTLTIHKRSHTGEKPYHCDSCGKSFSDTGHLARHVRIHTGDKPHHCDICGKSFSENGDLTRHIRIHTGEKPYQCDICSKSFSHGHALTTHKRTHTGEKPYHCNVCGKSFSETGHLSRHKRIHTGLKLHHCDICGKPFSEISHLTEHIAIHTEQ